The genomic stretch GTTTTTTGATCCTGATGACGGAATTGAGATGACAGCAGCCGAAGGTTCAGAGGTTCGGGCGCCATGGGCGTCGCGTGCCATTCGCTTCTTTGCGCAAGCGCTGCCGCTTTCCTATTTTAAGAAGCCGCCGACCATCATTGTCGTCGACGTCACCAACTCGTGTAATCTTCGCTGCCCCGTCTGCCCGGTGACGATTGCGATGACGCGCAAGCGCGGCCTCATGAAGATCGAGGTGTTCAAGAAGATCATCGACGACTTCAAGTCCGAGCGCGAAAAGCCTGCGATGTATTTCAACTTCTCTGGTGAGCCGACCCTGAACCCGGCGCTGCCGGAGTTCATCGCCTACTCCCATGAGAACGGCCACGAGACGTTCCTCTCCACCAATGCCACGAAACTGACCGTGGAAATGGCGGAGCGCCTCATTCTGGCGGGTCTCGGTCGCGTCTACCTTTGCATGGACGGGTTTTCGAAGGAGGCTCAGGAGAGCTACCGCGTGAATTCGGATTTCGAGGAGGTCAAGGCCAATATCGAGATGTTCCTGGCCACCCGTCGCCGGCTGGGGGTGAAAAACCCGAAATGCGTGCTGCAGACGTTGCTGACCGGCTATTCCGAGCATCAGATGGATGACATCCGCGCCTGGGCGGAGAGCGCAGGCTTCGATCAGATCCGCTTCAAGACCTTCAGCATCGGGTCATACACGAGCGAGGAGGAAAAGCGCGACTTCAGCCGCTTCCTGCCCACCAAGGAAGAATTGCGGCGGCATCCGACGGGAATACAGCGGGCGACCTGTACCGCGCCCCTGCACCAGACGGTCGTGTTCTGGAATGGCGACTTGGGACTGTGCTGCATCGATTACGATCAGATGGTGCAGTTGCCGAACATCGGTGCCGGCGGCTTTCTCGATGCCTATCGCTCCGACGAGGCGGCTCGAGCCCGCAAGAAGGGATATTTGAAACAATTTGAGATTTGCAAAGGATGTTCTTACTCAAATGCCGAGAACATGGGAATGAAGATTGATCTGCACCAGCCGGTGTGATGAAGCTAGGTCGGGGATGAACTAGCCGCCTGAAGCTGCCACCGCAGCTTTTCTCCGGCTCATGGACGCGGGCATGGAAACCAATTTATTTTGGTATATTTGGAATCATACCAAGCGTGAACAGATTTGGGTTCTGTTCATCATCCTTCTGTCTATGCCGGTCTATTTCGTCTCGCTGGATCTTCCGAAGCAGATTGTGAATGGACCCATAACCGGCGAGGGTTTTGAAGACCCCACGGCGACGGCTCGCTTCCTTCACATTTCATTCGATCTTCCCGAGTTTCTGGGCGGATCGCATTTCGAGCTCTTCCCGGGCATCGAGCTGGGGCGGATGGGGTATCTGGTCGCCCTGTCCATGGCGTTCCTGTTCCTGGTCTGCGTCAACGGCGCCTTCAAGTTTTATATCAACACCTTCAAGGGCCGCCTCGGCGAACGGATGCTGCGCCGGCTGCGCTATGATCTCGTCGACCGGGTGATGCGCTTTCCATTGGGCCACTTTCGACGCGTGAAGGCGCCGGAAATTGCCACCATGGTGAAGGACGAAGTGGAGCCCATGGGTGGCTTCATAGGTGATGCCTTCGTCCAGCCGGTCTTTCTCGGAGGCCAGGCGCTCACGGCCTTGGCCTTCATACTCGCCCAAAGCTTTTGGCTGGGTCTCATCGCCTTCGGCGTTGTGGCGATCCAGGCCTACATCATTCCGAAGCTGCGTCGCCGGCTGTTGGTCTTGTCGAAGCAGCGCCAGATCACGGCCCGCCAATTGGCAGGCCGGGTCGGGGAGATCGTCGATGGCGTGGCCGATGTCCACCTGAACGACACCTCGAATCGCGAGCGCGCTGACATTGCCGATCGCCTCGGCCGCATCTTCTTCATCCGCTACGAACTCTATCAGCGGAAATTCGCGGTCAAATGGCTGAACAACTTTTTGGCCCAGCTGACACCGTTCATGTTCTATCTGATCGGTGGCTACTTCGCTCTGCGCGGCTCGATGGATATCGGCCAGCTCGTCGCGGTGATCTCCGCATACAAGGACCTCCCCTCGCCCATCAAGGAACTCATCGACTGGGACCAGCAGCGCCTTGACGTGCAGGTGAAGTACAATCAGGTCATCGAGCAGTTCTGTCCTGACAACATGCTCGATTCTTCGCTGCAGCTTCCACCCGACGCTCCGGTGCCGCACATTACCGATCCGATCGTCTTGTCGGGTGTGAGCGTCGTGGATGACACCGGCGCGCGCCTTCTGGAGACGACCTCCCTCACCCTTCAGCCGAAGGAGAGGGTCGCTGCCGTCGGCCCCATCAACAGTGGTGCCGAAACGGTCAGCGAGTTGCTTGTGAGACTGGCACTTCCCACGACGGGCCGCATCACGTTGAACGGGCAGAACCTCAGTGAGCTCTCCGAGGCCCTGACGGGCCGTCGTTTTGCTTATTTGGGCCCGGACACCTACTTTCCACATGCCACGATCCGCGAGGTGCTCCTCTACGGACTGAGCCATGTCCCCACCTCTCCCTATACCGGCGCAGGAAGTAGCGAGGCAGGGGGCGATCATTCCAAGGAGACCATGCTCCAGGAAGCGAAGCTTTCGGGAAACACGACACTGGACATCAAGGCCGACTGGGTCGACTACGAAAGCGCGGGCGTCGAGGGACCGGAAGAGCTTGGTGCTCAGATGTTGAAGGTCTTGATGATCGTCGACCTGCACGCCGATATGTTCGACTTGGGGCTGCGATCGAGCGTCGACCCCGTACAGTCTCCGGACATTGTCGAGCTTGTCCTCCAGGCCCGTGTTGTTCTTCGCGAGGTCTTCTCCAAGCCTCCCTTCGATCAACTCGTCGAGGGCTTTGACCCTGATCGATACAATCACCAGGCGACGGTCGGCGAGAACCTGCTTTTTGGCACGGCCCTGGGAGACACCTTCGCAGCCGCCAGCCTGCCCATGAATGATTATGTCCGTATCCTGTTGGAGCAGGAGGGGCTCGATGAGAAGCTCATCGAGATGGGCAGGGAGATCGCCTCGACCGTCATCGAGCTTTTTGCGGGTCTCCCGCCGGACCACCCGTTCTTCGAACAACTGAGCCTGATGACGTCCGAAGAGATCCCCGGTTACAAGACCCTGCTCACGCGGGCGTCGTCTGGGGGCGCCACCGCGGACGAAGAGCGCGCGATGCTGCTCAAGCTGGCCTTCGGTTACATAGAGCCGCGCCATCGCTTGGGTCTGTTCGACAGCGAGCTTGAGGAGAAGATATTGAAGGCTCGAAAGGCCTTCCACGAGAACCTGCCTGAGGAATATGCGGACGCGATCGCCTTCTATGACCCGGCCGAATACAATCCGCCCTCCAGCCTCCAGGACAATGTCCTGTTCGGTCGCATAGCCTATGGTATTGCCGACGGTCCCCGTCGTGTCCGCCAGGCCATGCGTGAGGTCTTTGAAAAGCTCGGAATGGAGCACGCCGTCATCGAGGCTGGGTTGAGCTTCAATGTGGGATCGGGAGGCAAGCGTCTGTCCGCCTCACAACGCCAGAAGTTGGCGATGGCGCGGGCTATCCTGAAACGGCCTGACTACCTGATCGTCAATCGCGCCCTTTCGGCCTTGGATGCTCGTAACCTCACCGAAATTATCGGGCGTGTGCTCGATATTTCTAAGAGCGATGAGCATGGGGGCTTTGGGATCTTCTGGGTGCTCGCCAATCCTCAGATCGCCACGCGCTTCGACAGAGTGATCCTGTTCGAGCAGGGTCGGATCGTCGATGATGGCCGGCCGGATGAGCTCACGACGAAGAATGCGCGCTTCGCCGAACTGGTGGCGTGAACGAACGATGCAGCGGATACTGAAAAAATCTGACAGGGGCTTCTGATGGCATCTCTAAAGGACGAAGTGGACGCTCTCAGAAGAATACCTCTCTTTGCGAATGTTCAGCCGCAAAAGCTTAAGCTCCTTGCGTTCACGTCAGAGAGGATGTCGTTCGAGCCTGGACAGGAGCTGTTTCATCAAGGCGACACGGGGGATGCGGCCTACGTGATCATTTCTGGCTCCGCGGAAGTGCTGGTGGATACGCCGGAGGGGATGATACCCGTGGCGAAAATAGGCGAGAATGACTTCGTCGGTGAAATTGCAATTCTGTGCGATGTCCCCAGGACCGCCACGATCCGGGCTGCCGAACGCGTCGAGACGCTGAAGATCATGAAGGATCACTTTCTTCGCATGTTGGGTGAGTTTCCGGAAATGGCCGTGGAAATCATGCGCGAGCTGGCCTACCGGCTTCAGCGCACGACCACTGAGCTGACCGACGCACGCCAGCAGCAACGCGACGAAAGTTGACGGGCGATCACCATTG from Rhodoligotrophos appendicifer encodes the following:
- a CDS encoding radical SAM/SPASM domain-containing protein, producing MTAAEGSEVRAPWASRAIRFFAQALPLSYFKKPPTIIVVDVTNSCNLRCPVCPVTIAMTRKRGLMKIEVFKKIIDDFKSEREKPAMYFNFSGEPTLNPALPEFIAYSHENGHETFLSTNATKLTVEMAERLILAGLGRVYLCMDGFSKEAQESYRVNSDFEEVKANIEMFLATRRRLGVKNPKCVLQTLLTGYSEHQMDDIRAWAESAGFDQIRFKTFSIGSYTSEEEKRDFSRFLPTKEELRRHPTGIQRATCTAPLHQTVVFWNGDLGLCCIDYDQMVQLPNIGAGGFLDAYRSDEAARARKKGYLKQFEICKGCSYSNAENMGMKIDLHQPV
- a CDS encoding cyclic nucleotide-binding domain-containing protein, which encodes MASLKDEVDALRRIPLFANVQPQKLKLLAFTSERMSFEPGQELFHQGDTGDAAYVIISGSAEVLVDTPEGMIPVAKIGENDFVGEIAILCDVPRTATIRAAERVETLKIMKDHFLRMLGEFPEMAVEIMRELAYRLQRTTTELTDARQQQRDES
- a CDS encoding ABC transporter ATP-binding protein — protein: METNLFWYIWNHTKREQIWVLFIILLSMPVYFVSLDLPKQIVNGPITGEGFEDPTATARFLHISFDLPEFLGGSHFELFPGIELGRMGYLVALSMAFLFLVCVNGAFKFYINTFKGRLGERMLRRLRYDLVDRVMRFPLGHFRRVKAPEIATMVKDEVEPMGGFIGDAFVQPVFLGGQALTALAFILAQSFWLGLIAFGVVAIQAYIIPKLRRRLLVLSKQRQITARQLAGRVGEIVDGVADVHLNDTSNRERADIADRLGRIFFIRYELYQRKFAVKWLNNFLAQLTPFMFYLIGGYFALRGSMDIGQLVAVISAYKDLPSPIKELIDWDQQRLDVQVKYNQVIEQFCPDNMLDSSLQLPPDAPVPHITDPIVLSGVSVVDDTGARLLETTSLTLQPKERVAAVGPINSGAETVSELLVRLALPTTGRITLNGQNLSELSEALTGRRFAYLGPDTYFPHATIREVLLYGLSHVPTSPYTGAGSSEAGGDHSKETMLQEAKLSGNTTLDIKADWVDYESAGVEGPEELGAQMLKVLMIVDLHADMFDLGLRSSVDPVQSPDIVELVLQARVVLREVFSKPPFDQLVEGFDPDRYNHQATVGENLLFGTALGDTFAAASLPMNDYVRILLEQEGLDEKLIEMGREIASTVIELFAGLPPDHPFFEQLSLMTSEEIPGYKTLLTRASSGGATADEERAMLLKLAFGYIEPRHRLGLFDSELEEKILKARKAFHENLPEEYADAIAFYDPAEYNPPSSLQDNVLFGRIAYGIADGPRRVRQAMREVFEKLGMEHAVIEAGLSFNVGSGGKRLSASQRQKLAMARAILKRPDYLIVNRALSALDARNLTEIIGRVLDISKSDEHGGFGIFWVLANPQIATRFDRVILFEQGRIVDDGRPDELTTKNARFAELVA